Proteins from a single region of Synergistales bacterium:
- a CDS encoding glyoxylate reductase codes for MRVVCFQSVFHRLAQAFSSQLAGLELEIAPLEELQAAPEGIGVLIVTPTVIGPELLDSMPDLQLIQQWGAGIEGIDLEACTERGIAVCNVPSRGTGNAESVAELALLHTLQLARRAADARERFFQGRLHSPTGRMLRGEWACVVGLGGLGRTMVECFRGIGMRVCGVNRTCREGFDELGLDAYYPLEGLRQAVRGSLVVAPALPLRGETRGIIDGSVLAAMERGSFLVNVARGGLVDREALEAALDGGHLGGVGLDVFWEEPPDPGDPLFTHRNVVVTPHVGGVTREAQRGIAAFVGDNLRGVLGGETPQGCRNC; via the coding sequence ATGCGGGTAGTATGTTTCCAATCAGTTTTCCACAGGCTGGCGCAGGCCTTTTCTTCCCAGTTGGCCGGTCTGGAACTGGAGATCGCCCCACTGGAGGAACTGCAGGCCGCTCCGGAGGGGATCGGCGTCCTGATCGTCACCCCCACCGTCATCGGGCCGGAACTCCTGGACAGCATGCCGGATCTGCAGCTGATCCAGCAGTGGGGTGCGGGGATCGAGGGCATCGACCTGGAGGCCTGTACCGAGCGGGGGATCGCCGTCTGCAACGTCCCCTCCCGGGGCACCGGCAACGCCGAGAGTGTCGCCGAACTGGCGCTGCTCCACACCCTGCAGCTCGCCAGGCGCGCTGCCGACGCCAGAGAGCGTTTCTTCCAGGGGCGGCTCCATTCCCCTACAGGGAGGATGCTCCGTGGCGAGTGGGCCTGTGTGGTGGGGCTCGGCGGTCTCGGCCGCACGATGGTGGAGTGTTTCCGGGGCATCGGCATGCGGGTCTGCGGGGTCAACCGCACCTGCCGGGAGGGGTTCGACGAACTCGGTCTGGATGCCTACTATCCGCTGGAGGGTCTGCGCCAGGCGGTCAGAGGCTCCCTGGTGGTGGCGCCGGCTCTGCCGCTCCGGGGGGAAACCAGAGGCATCATCGACGGTTCGGTCCTTGCCGCCATGGAGAGAGGCTCGTTCCTGGTCAATGTCGCCCGGGGCGGCCTGGTGGACAGGGAAGCACTGGAGGCGGCCCTGGACGGCGGCCACCTCGGCGGCGTCGGCCTGGATGTCTTCTGGGAGGAGCCGCCGGATCCGGGGGATCCGCTCTTCACCCACCGCAATGTGGTGGTCACCCCCCATGTGGGCGGTGTCACCAGGGAGGCCCAGCGGGGCATCGCGGCCTTTGTGGGCGACAATCTGCGCGGTGTCCTTGGGGGAGAGACACCGCAGGGTTGCCGGAACTGCTGA
- a CDS encoding transglycosylase SLT domain-containing protein, translating into MLHRGPFAASMVVGVVIVALALPAFGEDGNGLLKDDDGRWNLEELIFRLRPLDSLVLDTLASTGASEEDLLAWKRRNVSPALRHLPFMERETQKKVAVIASYISSVNPALDAETIWLEAAAFAHYSQKYGVPMFLAVGVGNAESHFDPQAESGYGAAGVMQVVWRIHAGLLQANGILAPEDLHNPDLGIAAGCLILSRYLKDTSNTREALERYSGGANGYWGTVVRAVTQVIMLSMRLL; encoded by the coding sequence ATGCTCCACCGAGGCCCTTTCGCCGCTTCCATGGTGGTGGGCGTAGTGATCGTAGCCCTGGCCCTTCCCGCCTTCGGGGAAGACGGCAACGGATTGCTGAAGGATGACGACGGCAGATGGAATCTGGAGGAACTGATCTTCCGCCTGCGGCCCCTGGATTCGCTGGTGCTGGATACGCTTGCCTCCACAGGCGCCTCGGAGGAAGACCTGCTGGCCTGGAAGCGCCGCAATGTCTCGCCGGCGCTCCGCCATCTGCCCTTCATGGAACGGGAAACCCAGAAGAAGGTAGCGGTCATCGCCAGCTACATCAGCAGCGTCAATCCCGCTCTCGATGCGGAAACCATCTGGCTGGAGGCCGCGGCCTTCGCCCACTACAGCCAGAAGTACGGTGTCCCCATGTTTCTGGCTGTCGGTGTGGGCAATGCCGAGAGCCACTTCGACCCCCAGGCGGAAAGCGGCTACGGGGCCGCCGGGGTCATGCAGGTGGTCTGGCGGATCCACGCCGGCCTGCTGCAGGCCAACGGCATCCTGGCGCCGGAGGACCTCCACAATCCCGATCTGGGGATCGCCGCGGGCTGCCTGATCCTCTCGCGGTACCTCAAGGACACCTCCAACACCAGGGAGGCGCTGGAACGCTACTCCGGCGGCGCCAACGGCTACTGGGGCACCGTGGTCCGGGCCGTTACCCAGGTGATCATGCTCTCCATGCGCCTCCTCTAG
- the xth gene encoding exodeoxyribonuclease III, whose amino-acid sequence MSAFSIATFNANSVRSRGHVIKRWLETRDVDVLCIQETKVQDHQFPASIFEEMGYQVVYRGEKTYNGVAVASREPLESVAFGFDDGEDPVADTRLARFTVRGIPVVNSYVPQGKAIDHPDYQVKQRFFRRLRELFSRRHAADEPLIWLGDMNVAPLEIDVTHPERKGDHVCFHEDIRRIYDEVCAWGFTDILRRHHPGETLFSFWDYRVKNAVDRDIGWRIDHILATAPLAERSVEAYIDRDPRKWEKPSDHTFVTAVFDLPA is encoded by the coding sequence GTGAGTGCGTTCAGTATAGCAACCTTCAACGCCAATTCGGTGCGATCCAGAGGGCATGTGATCAAAAGGTGGCTGGAAACGAGGGATGTGGATGTCCTCTGCATCCAGGAGACCAAGGTCCAGGACCACCAGTTTCCCGCCTCCATCTTCGAGGAGATGGGCTATCAGGTGGTCTACCGCGGAGAGAAAACCTACAACGGCGTGGCCGTGGCCTCCAGGGAACCGCTGGAATCGGTGGCCTTCGGCTTCGACGACGGCGAGGACCCCGTCGCCGACACCAGGCTGGCCCGCTTCACCGTACGCGGCATCCCCGTGGTCAACAGCTACGTGCCCCAGGGAAAGGCGATCGACCATCCCGACTATCAGGTCAAACAGCGCTTTTTCCGGCGTCTGCGGGAGCTCTTCTCCCGCCGCCACGCCGCTGACGAGCCGCTCATCTGGCTGGGCGACATGAATGTGGCGCCTTTGGAGATCGACGTCACCCACCCCGAACGCAAAGGGGATCATGTCTGCTTCCACGAGGACATCCGCAGGATCTACGACGAGGTCTGTGCCTGGGGGTTTACCGATATCCTCCGGCGCCACCATCCCGGGGAGACGCTGTTCTCCTTCTGGGACTACCGGGTAAAGAACGCGGTGGACCGGGACATCGGCTGGCGGATCGACCATATCCTCGCTACGGCCCCTCTCGCCGAACGCTCTGTCGAGGCCTACATCGACAGGGATCCCCGGAAGTGGGAGAAGCCCTCGGACCACACCTTCGTGACGGCTGTGTTCGATCTGCCGGCGTAG
- a CDS encoding NAD-binding protein, which produces MAHSPRSVHTLLLWIGVLVLILGSGIAGFMTVAGLPLVDAVYYTVITLSTVGFNAPPETDGATKIFIVILLAVGIGTAGYALGQVVEHLVSNRILMLMGKRRDRKVNRLTDHWILCGLGRIGTHVAEILSRDAVPFVVVERSEERVSGAREQGWLVVQGDAREERDLESAGIHRAKGLIVALSSDADTVYVVLTARSLNSSIHITVRANEAQSSNVFYRAGAAKVMNPHLAGAAALTRAALKPSIAEFLELVNISKKLALDFDSLRIAADSSLSGQTLSESPLRSRYNILVIGITKSHGAMLYNPSGDTLLEAGDELIFLGEREMISRVRTETVGWTG; this is translated from the coding sequence ATGGCCCATTCTCCCCGTAGTGTACATACGCTGCTTCTGTGGATCGGGGTTCTTGTGCTGATCCTCGGCTCCGGCATCGCGGGGTTCATGACCGTCGCCGGTCTGCCTCTGGTCGACGCGGTCTACTACACGGTCATCACCCTCTCCACAGTGGGATTCAACGCACCGCCGGAGACCGACGGTGCGACCAAGATCTTCATCGTCATCCTGCTGGCTGTCGGCATCGGGACAGCCGGCTACGCACTGGGGCAGGTGGTGGAGCATCTGGTCTCCAACCGCATCCTCATGCTGATGGGCAAACGGAGGGATCGTAAGGTGAACAGACTGACAGACCACTGGATCCTCTGCGGGCTCGGACGGATCGGCACCCACGTGGCGGAGATCCTCTCCAGGGACGCCGTGCCCTTCGTGGTTGTCGAGAGAAGCGAAGAGCGCGTCTCCGGGGCGCGGGAACAGGGATGGCTGGTCGTGCAGGGCGACGCAAGAGAGGAAAGGGACCTTGAATCGGCGGGCATCCACAGAGCAAAGGGGCTCATCGTCGCCCTGAGCAGCGACGCCGACACGGTCTACGTGGTGCTCACCGCACGGTCGCTGAACAGCAGCATCCACATCACCGTGCGGGCCAACGAGGCCCAGTCCTCCAACGTCTTCTACCGCGCCGGAGCGGCCAAGGTGATGAATCCTCACCTGGCCGGGGCGGCGGCGTTGACCAGGGCGGCGCTGAAACCCTCCATCGCCGAATTCCTGGAGCTGGTGAACATCTCCAAGAAGCTGGCGCTGGACTTCGACTCCCTGCGGATCGCTGCCGACTCCTCCCTGTCGGGACAGACCCTCAGCGAAAGCCCCCTGCGGTCCCGCTACAACATCCTGGTGATCGGCATCACCAAATCCCACGGCGCCATGCTCTACAATCCCTCCGGCGACACCCTGCTGGAGGCCGGCGATGAGCTGATCTTTCTGGGAGAACGGGAGATGATCTCCCGGGTACGGACCGAGACGGTGGGCTGGACAGGGTGA
- a CDS encoding potassium transporter Trk has product MNPAGLVQWIKSLSPAQTLILYYAAAIATGTALLATPPATNGTPLSFIDALFTATSAQCVTGLIVVDTGTKLSLFGQSVVLVLIQIGGWGIMTFSVFLFLYLRMDIRTRERWIIHETLLHSPVSSWKELVKEIIVLTATAEIIGTILLSLVFVPEMGIRQGTYCALFHAISAFCNAGFSLFSDSMVGYRDSALMNITIMSLIILGGIGFLVIRELLGTARESFHPKIRPKRLSLHSKLVLGTTAFLIIAGTGCIGWLEAAFAFGEMHPLEGMFAAIFQSVTARTAGFNTVGIGTLRTPTLFALMILMFIGASPGSAGGGVKTTCLAIFAAAFYNRIKRTPHINVFRRTIPEENLSRALLLILLAVTIIAGSLFALLSVQTPGPPDGPAREFLFYTFEIFSAFGTVGLSMGATGELGSAGKMIIIFLMFTGRVGLLTLAYAIGGRIRRSATRYAEENIMIG; this is encoded by the coding sequence ATGAACCCTGCAGGTCTTGTACAATGGATTAAGTCTCTGTCGCCAGCCCAGACACTGATTCTCTACTACGCGGCGGCAATCGCCACCGGCACCGCGCTGCTGGCAACCCCCCCTGCAACAAATGGGACACCCCTTTCATTCATTGATGCCCTTTTCACCGCCACATCCGCTCAGTGCGTCACTGGTCTTATCGTCGTGGATACGGGCACCAAACTGAGCCTTTTCGGACAATCCGTCGTTTTGGTGCTGATCCAGATCGGCGGATGGGGCATCATGACCTTCTCGGTCTTTCTCTTTCTCTATCTCCGCATGGATATCCGCACCCGGGAGCGGTGGATCATCCACGAGACCCTCCTTCATTCACCGGTCAGCTCCTGGAAAGAGCTGGTCAAGGAAATCATTGTGCTTACCGCAACGGCCGAGATCATCGGGACCATTCTTCTTTCCCTGGTCTTTGTCCCGGAAATGGGCATCCGGCAGGGAACATACTGCGCCCTCTTCCACGCCATCTCTGCCTTTTGCAATGCCGGTTTCTCTCTCTTTTCCGACAGTATGGTAGGCTACCGGGACAGTGCACTGATGAACATAACGATCATGTCATTGATCATCCTCGGTGGAATCGGTTTTCTCGTTATCCGGGAGCTGCTGGGAACAGCGAGGGAGTCATTCCACCCCAAAATAAGACCAAAGCGACTTTCGTTGCACAGCAAGCTGGTCCTCGGCACGACCGCCTTTCTGATCATTGCGGGAACGGGGTGCATCGGCTGGCTTGAGGCGGCTTTTGCATTCGGGGAAATGCATCCTCTCGAAGGGATGTTCGCCGCCATCTTCCAATCCGTCACGGCACGGACCGCAGGTTTCAATACCGTCGGCATCGGTACGCTGCGGACGCCCACACTCTTCGCGCTGATGATCCTCATGTTTATCGGAGCATCACCTGGATCGGCCGGGGGCGGTGTGAAAACAACCTGTCTGGCCATATTCGCCGCGGCCTTCTACAACAGGATTAAGAGAACTCCGCATATCAACGTATTTCGCCGGACTATCCCGGAGGAGAACCTCTCCAGGGCGCTTCTGCTGATCCTTTTGGCGGTGACCATCATCGCGGGATCACTCTTTGCGCTGCTGTCGGTGCAAACCCCCGGCCCCCCTGACGGTCCTGCCAGGGAATTTCTCTTTTACACCTTTGAAATCTTCTCCGCCTTCGGCACAGTGGGACTTTCCATGGGGGCCACAGGAGAACTCGGCAGCGCCGGGAAGATGATCATCATTTTCCTCATGTTCACAGGCCGAGTGGGCCTGCTCACCCTGGCCTATGCAATCGGAGGAAGGATCCGCCGTTCGGCAACGCGGTACGCAGAAGAAAACATCATGATCGGGTGA
- a CDS encoding TrkA family potassium uptake protein yields the protein MKKKLCVIGLGNFGFYMTQQLFELGHDVIAIDNDKEKIQAIKEYCSYALLDDAANKEFLTDQGITEMDAVVVAMGEHSHLATLVTLFLKELEVPKIVVKAVSEEHGRILAKVGATEIIYPEKDMAKRLAHNLSSHNILDFIPLSEKFSLSETIPPKSFVGKTIIDLDIRNKFHVSVIAIKNDTKDEFILAPLAKYTIEANDKLILLGQTEDVNRIINQA from the coding sequence TTGAAAAAGAAACTCTGTGTCATCGGGTTGGGTAATTTTGGATTCTACATGACACAACAGCTGTTCGAGCTCGGCCACGATGTGATAGCGATCGACAACGACAAGGAGAAGATTCAGGCAATCAAGGAGTACTGCTCCTACGCCTTGCTCGACGACGCTGCCAACAAGGAGTTTCTCACCGATCAGGGCATCACCGAGATGGATGCGGTGGTTGTCGCCATGGGCGAACACTCCCATCTGGCCACACTCGTCACGCTCTTTCTCAAGGAACTGGAGGTTCCAAAGATCGTGGTAAAGGCCGTCAGCGAGGAACACGGACGGATCCTCGCAAAGGTGGGCGCCACAGAGATCATCTATCCGGAAAAGGATATGGCCAAGAGGCTGGCGCACAATCTTTCAAGCCACAATATCCTTGATTTCATCCCACTCTCCGAAAAGTTTTCACTCTCGGAGACGATACCTCCTAAGTCTTTTGTCGGAAAAACAATCATTGATTTGGATATTAGAAATAAATTTCACGTTTCGGTCATAGCCATTAAAAACGACACCAAAGATGAATTCATCCTTGCTCCTTTGGCCAAATATACCATCGAAGCAAATGACAAACTGATCCTGCTGGGGCAAACGGAGGACGTCAACAGAATCATCAACCAAGCCTAA
- a CDS encoding AEC family transporter yields MNNMILLAVCFLLGIVFRKTGRLPQTTPGVLNAYIINVALPALALLHIHSLKLSSELIYPAVSAWLLFGGGYLFLRCAGKVLGFTPGTAGALILTAGLGNTSFVGLPMIEAFYGREYLGIGILVDQLGSFLVLATLGIAVAVAASSGSASPKETIRKVLLFPPFQAMVLAFALIPLPYPEWLSMVLQRIGETLPPLALLSVGFQLRLGDIRGELAPLSVGLFYKLILGPALVALLYVAVLGAEGTVIQVTLFEAAMAPMITGAIVAADHDLNPALSALMVPTSALLPSRIPGDPVFPGVYFLATTCSA; encoded by the coding sequence ATGAACAATATGATCCTTCTGGCGGTCTGTTTTCTCCTGGGCATCGTTTTCCGCAAAACCGGGAGGCTGCCCCAGACCACACCAGGGGTATTGAACGCCTATATCATCAACGTGGCCCTCCCGGCGCTGGCGCTGCTCCATATCCACAGCCTCAAGCTCTCGTCGGAGCTGATCTATCCGGCGGTATCGGCCTGGCTGCTCTTCGGCGGGGGATACCTCTTCCTCCGCTGTGCCGGGAAGGTGCTTGGCTTCACCCCGGGTACGGCAGGTGCCCTGATCCTCACCGCCGGGCTGGGCAACACCTCCTTTGTGGGGCTGCCCATGATCGAGGCCTTCTACGGAAGGGAGTACCTGGGGATCGGCATCCTGGTGGACCAGCTGGGTTCCTTTCTGGTGCTGGCCACCCTGGGGATCGCCGTGGCGGTTGCGGCCTCGTCGGGTTCCGCCAGTCCGAAGGAAACCATCCGGAAGGTGCTGCTCTTTCCGCCATTCCAGGCCATGGTGCTGGCCTTCGCGCTGATCCCCCTGCCCTATCCGGAGTGGCTCTCCATGGTGCTGCAGCGGATCGGCGAGACGCTGCCGCCGCTGGCGCTGCTCTCTGTGGGCTTCCAGCTTCGGCTGGGGGACATCCGGGGGGAGCTGGCGCCGCTGTCGGTAGGGCTGTTCTACAAGCTGATCCTCGGCCCCGCGCTGGTGGCGCTGCTCTACGTTGCTGTCCTCGGAGCGGAGGGAACGGTCATCCAGGTGACCCTCTTCGAGGCGGCCATGGCCCCCATGATCACCGGCGCCATCGTGGCCGCCGACCACGACCTGAACCCCGCCCTCTCGGCGCTGATGGTCCCGACTTCCGCGCTACTTCCCTCGCGAATCCCTGGGGATCCAGTGTTTCCAGGGGTTTATTTTTTGGCGACAACTTGTAGTGCCTAA